In Pengzhenrongella sicca, a single genomic region encodes these proteins:
- a CDS encoding DUF6457 domain-containing protein has translation MSGDETEKMATMDRWLDEVCRELDVDRSVLDAGTVSMLRLIKDVAHGPSRPGAPMTAFLVGLAAGSAVGAQAQAAAVADGIAGVDRALTRWDAPAPNP, from the coding sequence ATGAGCGGCGACGAGACCGAGAAGATGGCCACGATGGACCGGTGGCTCGACGAGGTGTGCCGGGAGCTCGACGTCGACCGATCCGTCCTCGACGCAGGCACGGTGAGCATGCTGCGGCTGATCAAGGACGTCGCGCACGGTCCCTCGCGCCCCGGAGCGCCGATGACGGCGTTCCTCGTCGGCCTGGCCGCCGGGTCGGCGGTGGGCGCGCAGGCCCAGGCCGCCGCGGTGGCCGACGGCATCGCCGGCGTGGACCGGGCGCTCACGCGCTGGGACGCCCCGGCCCCGAACCCCTGA
- the moaC gene encoding cyclic pyranopterin monophosphate synthase MoaC, whose product MTDSERTRFTHVDQRGAARMVDVSAKAVTVRSATASGFVTTTPAVIALLRGEGVPKGDALAVARIAGIQAAKRTPDLVPLCHPIAIHGVTVDLEVTDLGVSIVATVRTADRTGVEMEALTCVAVAGLTMIDMVKAVDRAAVITDVRVEEKTGGRSGTWRR is encoded by the coding sequence ATGACTGATAGCGAGCGGACGCGCTTTACCCACGTGGACCAGCGGGGGGCGGCCCGCATGGTCGACGTGAGCGCCAAGGCCGTCACGGTGCGCAGCGCGACCGCGAGCGGCTTCGTCACCACGACCCCCGCCGTCATCGCGCTCCTGCGCGGCGAGGGGGTCCCGAAGGGGGACGCGCTCGCCGTGGCGCGCATCGCCGGGATCCAGGCGGCCAAGCGCACACCCGACCTGGTGCCGCTGTGCCACCCCATCGCGATCCACGGGGTGACGGTCGACCTCGAGGTGACCGACCTCGGCGTCTCGATCGTGGCGACGGTCCGCACGGCGGACCGCACCGGCGTCGAGATGGAGGCGCTGACCTGCGTCGCCGTCGCGGGCCTGACGATGATCGACATGGTCAAGGCGGTCGATCGGGCCGCCGTCATCACCGACGTGCGGGTCGAGGAGAAGACGGGCGGGCGCAGCGGCACCTGGCGGCGGTAG
- a CDS encoding dimethyl sulfoxide reductase anchor subunit family protein translates to MNTEELPMIIFTVLAQMSVGAFVVLGVVQVVAARRFGAAAVDKVTDPALYAIGPALVAGLAASMLHMNDVTNTLNVVRHLGTSWLSAEIVCGIAFAGLGFVFAAAQWFKWATPTWRRVLAAVTALVGIALVASMSMIYYTLVTVPAWHTWATPVQFFTTTFLLGTLAVGAALTGTVMWRTRHRTTADAHDAASAGATVPTTDLLASCLRGLGIAAVVLLGVEFLIIPLSITTLTATGGVAAESATVFTGAWFIARLTLVFAGAGLLAAFVLRYATTRTNPRTLAILTATAFVLVLASELIGRSLFYDSMTRIGM, encoded by the coding sequence GTGAACACCGAAGAACTCCCGATGATCATCTTCACCGTGCTGGCCCAGATGTCCGTGGGCGCGTTCGTCGTGCTCGGCGTCGTGCAGGTCGTCGCCGCGCGCCGGTTCGGGGCCGCCGCCGTGGACAAGGTCACCGACCCCGCCCTGTACGCGATCGGGCCCGCGCTCGTGGCGGGCCTGGCCGCGTCGATGCTGCACATGAACGACGTGACGAACACCTTGAACGTGGTCCGCCACCTGGGCACGTCGTGGTTGAGCGCGGAGATCGTGTGCGGGATCGCGTTCGCCGGCCTCGGGTTCGTGTTCGCCGCCGCGCAGTGGTTCAAGTGGGCCACCCCCACCTGGCGCCGGGTCCTGGCCGCGGTCACCGCCCTGGTCGGGATCGCCCTGGTCGCGTCGATGTCGATGATCTACTACACCCTGGTCACCGTCCCGGCCTGGCACACCTGGGCCACCCCCGTGCAGTTCTTCACCACCACGTTCCTGCTCGGCACCCTCGCCGTCGGCGCCGCCCTGACCGGGACCGTGATGTGGCGCACCCGCCACCGCACCACCGCCGACGCCCACGACGCGGCCAGCGCCGGCGCCACCGTCCCCACCACCGACCTGCTCGCGTCCTGCCTGCGCGGCCTGGGCATCGCCGCGGTCGTCCTGCTCGGGGTCGAGTTCCTCATCATCCCCCTGTCGATCACGACCCTGACCGCCACCGGCGGCGTCGCCGCCGAGTCCGCCACCGTGTTCACCGGCGCCTGGTTCATCGCCCGCCTCACCCTGGTCTTCGCCGGCGCCGGGCTGCTCGCCGCGTTCGTGCTGCGCTACGCCACCACCCGCACCAACCCCCGCACCCTCGCGATCCTCACCGCCACCGCATTCGTCCTCGTCCTCGCCAGCGAACTCATCGGCCGCTCCCTGTTCTACGACTCCATGACCCGCATCGGCATGTAA